In the Chroococcidiopsis sp. TS-821 genome, one interval contains:
- a CDS encoding mechanosensitive ion channel, with protein sequence MNGTWQGIANGVKVPILSNAILAQFQQQAPAGQPLQQTGQAVQDTVGFTTGLLAGLWAFLPNLLAALLVLIVGWIIAAIAKAITKGLLSRTNIDNRIAAGIVGRTDSGELPRVENLIGNIVFWIIIIFTVVAVLQALNLQAVSQPLNNFLNLVLGFIPRIIGAAILFGVAWIIATIVKLITTRGLQALRLDERLDQRAPDEPREPNRMSLSETIGNALYWFIFLLFLIPVLDTLGLQQALLPVQNLVNEILLILPNILAAILIAAAGWLLATVVRRIVTNLLASTGLDRMGERFGLGRTRTSTSTQSLSGIIGTIVYVLILIPVAIAALNALRIEAISVPAIAMLQQILNALPAIFTAALILILGYFLGRFVADLVTNILSSLGFDNIFSVIGLSGLQRRRIPTDIRRTEEVFVIPPPGSEQETTLQPERTTAETAAAAISTRTPSEVVGIITLVGIMLFATVAAVNILNIPALTALVSGLIVIFGRILAGLIVFAIGLFLANLAYSLIVSSSSNRQAQVLGQVARVAIIVFVSALALQQIGIATEIVNLAFGLLLGAVAVAVAIAFGLGGRDIAAQQVRNLLSSFQEQRNQPPRP encoded by the coding sequence ATGAATGGAACTTGGCAAGGTATAGCAAATGGAGTAAAAGTGCCAATCCTCAGCAATGCAATCCTGGCACAATTTCAACAACAAGCTCCCGCGGGGCAACCCCTACAGCAAACAGGACAAGCTGTACAGGATACGGTAGGCTTCACGACCGGCTTGCTAGCAGGTCTATGGGCATTTTTACCAAATTTATTAGCGGCACTGCTAGTATTAATCGTTGGTTGGATTATTGCAGCGATCGCCAAAGCAATCACCAAAGGACTTCTTAGCCGCACTAATATAGACAACCGCATTGCCGCCGGCATTGTTGGGCGTACCGACTCGGGCGAGCTACCCCGCGTTGAAAACCTAATCGGCAACATTGTCTTCTGGATCATCATCATATTCACAGTTGTCGCCGTTCTGCAAGCACTCAACTTGCAAGCGGTATCGCAGCCACTAAACAACTTTCTCAATCTTGTTCTAGGCTTTATACCGCGAATCATTGGCGCAGCAATTTTGTTTGGTGTTGCGTGGATTATCGCAACAATCGTCAAATTAATTACAACACGAGGATTGCAAGCATTACGGCTCGATGAACGTTTAGATCAGCGCGCGCCCGACGAACCGCGCGAACCAAACCGCATGTCATTGAGCGAAACAATTGGTAATGCGCTGTACTGGTTCATCTTTTTGCTCTTTCTCATTCCGGTTCTCGATACTTTAGGGCTGCAACAAGCGCTGCTCCCAGTCCAGAACCTCGTCAATGAAATTCTCTTAATTCTGCCAAATATCTTGGCAGCAATTTTGATTGCGGCTGCAGGTTGGTTACTCGCAACAGTTGTCCGGCGAATTGTCACCAATTTGCTCGCGTCAACTGGATTAGATAGAATGGGCGAACGGTTTGGGTTGGGCAGAACTCGCACCAGTACGTCAACACAATCGCTATCAGGAATCATCGGTACAATCGTTTACGTACTGATTTTAATTCCGGTAGCAATTGCGGCATTGAATGCGCTGCGAATCGAAGCCATTTCCGTTCCGGCGATCGCGATGCTGCAGCAAATCCTCAACGCGCTACCGGCAATTTTCACGGCGGCATTAATTCTGATTTTAGGTTACTTCCTCGGTCGCTTTGTAGCAGATTTGGTAACAAACATTCTTTCTAGCTTGGGCTTTGATAACATTTTCTCCGTCATTGGGTTATCGGGCTTGCAACGCCGTCGCATTCCTACAGATATCAGAAGAACCGAAGAAGTATTTGTGATTCCGCCGCCTGGTAGCGAACAAGAAACCACATTACAACCTGAGCGCACGACAGCTGAAACCGCAGCCGCTGCAATCTCGACGCGCACGCCATCAGAAGTTGTCGGAATCATTACCTTAGTGGGAATTATGCTGTTTGCAACAGTAGCAGCTGTCAACATCTTAAATATTCCCGCACTGACCGCACTCGTAAGTGGTTTAATTGTTATCTTTGGGCGCATTTTGGCTGGCTTGATCGTGTTTGCGATCGGTTTATTCCTGGCTAATCTGGCGTATAGCTTGATTGTCAGTTCCTCTAGCAACCGTCAGGCACAGGTTTTAGGTCAAGTCGCAAGAGTTGCCATTATTGTCTTTGTCTCAGCCTTAGCACTGCAACAAATTGGCATTGCGACAGAAATCGTCAACTTAGCCTTTGGACTACTTCTAGGGGCAGTTGCTGTAGCAGTTGCGATCGCCTTCGGTTTAGGTGGACGCGATATTGCTGCGCAACAAGTGCGTAACCTGTTGAGTTCCTTCCAAGAACAACGCAATCAACCACCACGTCCTTAG